One Saimiri boliviensis isolate mSaiBol1 chromosome 17, mSaiBol1.pri, whole genome shotgun sequence genomic window carries:
- the LOC101043442 gene encoding TBC1 domain family member 26: protein MEVDEALGTLPGQGQGDIICQGHQAGAAVDMGHGAADNEKDTKHLGIMHETELLPVRIPEVKQKRQDAIRIQKWVKMLKDWPKYKNTEKLSRRVYRGIPQAVRGQAWSLLLDIGQIKTENPGKYRVMKEKGKSSSRIIGLIKLDVKHTLQNHEMFIEGLGVKQQKLCDILMAYSAYNPEMCYHRDLSLIAAILLLYLPEEDAFWALTQLLASDRHFLQGRWTSHSTAQIQPRCRSSYRTRSTCCTSPSPRS, encoded by the exons ATGGAGGTGGATGAGGCCCTGGGTACACTGCCCGGCCAGGGGCAAGGCGACATCATCTGCCAG GGACACCAAGCTGGCGCAGCAGTGGACATGGGGCATGGGGCTGCTGATAATGAAAAAGACACCAAGCACCTTGGGATTATGCA TGAGACAGAGCTGCTCCCTGTCCGTATTCCGGAGGTGAAG CAAAAACGTCAGGATGCAATACGCATCCAGAAGTGGGTCAAGATGCTTAAAGACTggccaaaatataaaaacaccgAGAAG CTCTCCCGCAGAGTGTACAGAGGAATTCCCCAAGCAGTACGAGGTCAGGCATGGTCACTCCTGCTTGACATTGGCCAAATCAAGACTGAAAACCCCGGGAAATATAGG GTCATGAAGGAGAAGGGCAAGAGTTCCTCCAGGATCATCGGCCTCATCAAGCTAGATGTCAAGCACACCCTCCAGAACCACGAGATGTTCATAGAAGGACTCGGGGTCAA GCAGCAGAAATTATGTGACATTCTCATGGCCTACTCTGCATATAACCCT GAGATGTGCTACCACAGGGACCTGAGCCTCATCGCCGCAATCCTCCTCCTGTATCTGCCAGAGGAAGATGCCTTCTGGGCGCTGACCCAGCTGCTGGCCAGTGACAGGCACTTCCTGCAAGGTAGGTGGACATCT CATTCTACAGCCCAAATCCAGCCCCGCTGCAGAAGCTCCTATCGCACCAGGAGCACGTGTTGCACAAGTCCTTCCCCGAGATCATGA